A single genomic interval of Bos indicus isolate NIAB-ARS_2022 breed Sahiwal x Tharparkar chromosome 5, NIAB-ARS_B.indTharparkar_mat_pri_1.0, whole genome shotgun sequence harbors:
- the LOC109558349 gene encoding LOW QUALITY PROTEIN: keratin, type II microfibrillar, component 7C-like (The sequence of the model RefSeq protein was modified relative to this genomic sequence to represent the inferred CDS: deleted 1 base in 1 codon), giving the protein MVGFWVQLPSPTAARRHSTMSCLPSRVCIPGGVRAFSCVSACGPRPGRCCITAAPYRGISCYRGLTGGFGSRSICGGFRAGSCDRSFGYRSGGVSGPSPPCITTVSVNESLLTPLNLEIDPNAQCVKQEEKEQIKCLNNRFAAFIDKVRFLEQQNKLLETKLQFHQDRECCESNLEALYEGYIQTLKREAEHVEADGRRLASQSNHIQEALEGYKKKYEEEVALRATAENEFVALKKDVDGAYLHKSELEANVEALTQETDFLRQMYEEELQVLHTHISETSVIVKMDNSRDLNMDSIVAEIQAQYDDTAGRSRAEAESWYRSKCEEIKATVIRHRETLLLTKEEINELNCMIQRLTAKVENAKCQNSKLEAAVTQAEQQGEAALNDASCKLAGLEEALQKAKQNMASLLKEYQEVMNSKLGLDIEIATYRRLLEGEEQRLCEGIGTLNVCVSSSRGGVVCGDLSMSGSRPVTGSVCSAPCSGNLAVSTGLCAPCGQSSGNSRLLRFA; this is encoded by the exons ATGGTGGGCTTCTGGGTCCAGCTGCCCTCTCCCACCGCCGCTCGCCGCCACAGCACCATGTCCTGCCTCCCATCGCGCGTCTGCATCCCCGGCGGGGTGCGAGCCTTCAGCTGCGTCTCCGCCTGCGGACCCCGCCCCGGCCGCTGCTGCATCACGGCCGCCCCCTACCGTGGCATCTCCTGCTACCGCGGCCTCACCGGGGGCTTCGGTAGCCGCAGCATCTGCGGGGGCTTCCGCGCCGGGTCCTGCGATCGCAGCTTTGGGTACCGTTCCGGCGGCGTGAGCGGCCCCAGCCCTCCCTGCATCACCACCGTGTCAGTCAATGAGAGCCTCCTCACGCCCCTCAACCTGGAGATCGACCCCAACGCGCAGTGCgtgaagcaagaggagaaggagcagatCAAGTGTCTCAACAACAGGTTCGCTGCCTTCATCGACAAG GTGCGCTTCCTGGAGCAGCAGAACAAGCTGCTGGAGACCAAGCTGCAGTTCCACCAGGACCGCGAGTGCTGCGAGAGCAACCTGGAGGCCCTTTATGAGGGCTACATCCAAACGCTGAAGCGGGAGGCTGAGCATGTGGAGGCTGACGGCAGGAGGCTGGCCTCACAGTCCAACCACATACAGGAGGCACTGGAGGGCTACAAGAAGAA GTATGAAGAGGAGGTGGCCCTCAGGGCCACTGCTGAGAATGAATTTGTGGCCCTGAAGAAG GATGTGGATGGAGCCTACCTCCATAAGTCAGAGCTGGAGGCCAACGTGGAGGCCCTGACCCAGGAGACTGACTTCCTGCGGCAGATGTATGAGGAG GAGCTCCAAGTTCTCCACACCCACATCTCAGAGACCTCGGTCATCGTCAAGATGGACAACAGCCGGGACCTGAACATGGACAGCATTGTGGCTGAGATCCAGGCTCAGTATGACGACACTGCCGGTCGCAGCCGGGCGGAGGCTGAGTCCTGGTACCGCAGCAAG TGTGAGGAGATCAAGGCCACAGTGATCCGGCACAGGGAGACCCTGCTGCTG ACCAAGGAGGAGATCAACGAGCTGAACTGCATGATCCAGAGGCTGACAGCCAAGGTCGAGAATGCCAAGTGCCAG AACTCCAAGCTGGAGGCTGCAGTGACCCAGGCTGAGCAGCAGGGTGAGGCGGCCCTTAATGATGCCAGCTGCAAGCTAGCAGGGCTGGAGGAGGCTCTGCAGAAGGCCAAGCAGAACATGGCCTCCTTGCTCAAGGAGTACCAGGAGGTGATGAACTCCAAGCTGGGCCTGGACATCGAGATCGCCACCTACAGGCGCCTGCTGGAGGGCGAGGAGCAGAG GTTGTGTGAAGGCATCGGAACTCTGAATGTCT GTGTCAGCAGCTCCCGAGGCGGGGTCGTCTGCGGGGACCTCAGCATGTCTGGCTCCCGGCCGGTGACGGGCAGCGTCTGCAGCGCCCCCTGCAGCGGGAACCTGGCGGTGAGCACCGGCCTGTGCGCGCCCTGCGGCCAGAGCAGTGGAAACAGCCGCCTGTTGCGCTTTGCATAG
- the LOC109559071 gene encoding keratin, type II cytoskeletal 7, which produces MSLHFGSQVFSSRSAAFPGRGTQVRLSSVRPGGFGSSSSLYGLGASRPRVAARSSYGAPVGTGIRAVTINQSLLTPLQVDIDPSIQQVRQEEREQIKTLNNKFASFIDKVRFLEQQNKLLETKWALLQEQKSAKSNRLPGIFEAQIAGLRKQLEALQLDGGRLEVELRNMQDVVEDFKNKYEDEINRRTAAENEFVVLKKDVDVAYMNKVELEAKVDTLNDEINFLRTLYEQELKELQSEVSDTSVVLSMDNSRSLDLDSIIAEVKAQYEEIANRSRAEAEACYQTKFETLQAQAGKHGDDLRNTRNEIADMNRAVQRLQAEIDSVKNQRSKLEAAIADAEQRGELAVKDARAKQEDLEAALQKAKQDMTRQLREYQELMNVKLALDIEIATYRKLLEGEESRLTGDGVGAVNISVVSSTGGSGSLLTFGGTMGNNALRFSSGGGPGTLKAYSMRTTSATSRSPRK; this is translated from the exons ATGTCGCTCCACTTTGGCTCCCAGGTCTTCAGCTCGCGCTCCGCCGCCTTCCCGGGCCGCGGCACCCAGGTGCGCCTGAGCTCGGTGCGCCCCGGCGGCttcggcagcagcagcagtctctatGGCTTGGGCGCCTCTCGGCCTCGAGTGGCCGCACGCTCATCCTACGGGGCCCCCGTGGGCACCGGCATCCGCGCGGTCACCATCAATCAGAGCCTGCTGACCCCGCTGCAGGTGGACATCGACCCCTCCATCCAGCAGGTGCGCCAGGAGGAGCGCGAGCAGATCAAGACCCTCAACAACAAGTTCGCCTCCTTCATCGACAAG GTGCGGTTTCTGGAGCAGCAGAACAAGCTGCTGGAGACCAAGTGGGCGCTGCTGCAGGAGCAGAAGTCTGCCAAGAGCAACCGCCTCCCGGGCATCTTTGAGGCCCAGATTGCTGGCCTGCGGAAGCAACTAGAGGCCCTGCAGCTGGATGGGGGTCGCCTGGAGGTGGAGCTTCGGAACATGCAGGATGTCGTGGAAGACTTCAAGAATAA GTATGAAGATGAAATTAACCGTCGCACAGCTGCTGAGAATGAgtttgtggtgttgaagaag GATGTGGATGTTGCCTACATGAACAAGGTGGAGTTGGAGGCCAAGGTGGATACCCTGAATGATGAGATCAACTTCCTCAGGACCCTCTATGAGCAG GAGCTGAAAGAGCTGCAGTCTGAGGTCTCAGACACATCCGTGGTCCTGTCCATGGACAACAGCCGCTCCCTGGACTTGGACAGCATCATTGCTGAAGTCAAGGCCCAGTATGAGGAGATCGCCAACCGCAGCCGGGCGGAGGCCGAGGCCTGTTACCAGACCAAG TTTGAGACCCTCCAGGCCCAGGCTGGGAAGCACGGGGACGACCTCCGGAATACCCGGAATGAGATTGCGGACATGAACCGGGCTGTCCAGAGGCTGCAGGCCGAGATCGACAGCGTCAAGAACCAG CGCTCCAAGTTGGAAGCCGCCATTGCCGATGCTGAACAGCGTGGGGAACTGGCTGTCAAGGATGCACGGGCCAAGCAGGAGGATCTGGAGGCCGCCCTGCAGAAGGCCAAGCAGGACATGACCCGGCAGCTGCGGGAGTACCAGGAGCTCATGAACGTCAAGCTGGCCCTGGACATCGAGATCGCCACCTACCGCAAGCTGCTGGAGGGCGAGGAGAGCCG gtTGACCGGAGATGGAGTGGGAGCCGTGAACATCT ctGTGGTCAGTTCCACGGGTGGCTCTGGTAGCCTGCTGACCTTTGGGGGGACCATGGGCAACAACGCCCTGAGATTCTCCAGCGGTGGAGGGCCTGGGACCCTCAAGGCCTACTCCATGAGGACCACATCCGCCACAAGCAGGAGCCCCCGCAAATGA